CCACTCGAAGCACGGTGACGTGTTTATGCCGGGTACGACGACCGTCGGACCGAACGGTGAGGTGAGCTTCGAGATTGCGTCCACGATCGAtgcggtccggttcggtgaaGCAACACCGGtcgggttggtggtggacagTGAGCAGCTAACGATCGGTGAACCATCCCTCTGCGTGTTTGGCCATCTGGTGCAGAACGAGGCGGGCGTCGAGTTCTATCCGGAGCGCATCAGCAAGGAGCATCTGCCAACGGGCAAGATCGTGCCGGGCAAGCTGGTGAAGCAGCTGCTCGATTCGAAGTTCATCCCGGGCATCAAGACGGAGGACGATGGTTTCATACCGGGGCAGGTGGTGCTGACCGATCGGGGCGAACAGTTCGTACCGGGCCAGGTGATCGAAACATCCGAGGGCATGAAGTTCGTACCGGGGCAAATCATCGAAACGAAGAGCGGACCGAAGTTCGTACCGGGCCAAACGATGGAAACGCCCGATGGGCCACGGTTTGTACCGGGGCAGATCATCAATACGAAGGCAGGGCCAACGTTTATCCCGGGTCAGGTGATCagtaccgatgatgatggcgaaaaGTTCGTTCCGGGACAGATCGTCGATACGGACGATGGGCCACGGTTTGTGCCGGGCCGCGTGGTGGAAACGGAGAACAAGGTCACGTTCATACCGGGCCGGATCGTCGAAACCGCCGATGGACCCCGCTTCGTGGCACCGGATCTCAAGGATAACGAGGATGGCGATGAGGAGTTCCTGGTGCAAAGCTTCACCGTAACGCCGGAGGAGCTGAAGCTACTGAAACCGAGCCAACCGGCCTACGGTGGGGCCATCTCCGGCGAGAGCTCCCTGGTGGTCAGCCTGGACAGTACGATCCTGCAGAGTTTGGCCCAATCGGGGATGCCGATCGGACGACAGGTTGAAGCATCGGCCGTCGATTACGTGCTCGAAAGCACCAAGGAACGGAAGGCGCTGCAGCAGTTCCTCGTCGATAGTCAGTTGCCGGGCGTTAAGCTGGACGTGCTGGAGGGTATCTTCGATGGACTGAAGTCCGTCTGCCGAAAGGTGGACCTAGAATCACTCCAGTACAGCGGAGCTGGAGAGGCCGCGAAGGAACACGGTGAGCGGGTCTGCAATGGATCGATCGGTGTGGTGGAAGCACTCGCCACCAACTTGGCCACCATCCTGACCGATGCAGCCACACTGCCCGAAGGGCAGGGCAAGAGCATGTACGAGATCATAGCGGAGGCGATCAAAGCGTCGACCGGCGGTGAGTACTCGCTGGATGAGCTGCAGCACGTGGTCGAATCACCCGAAGCCATCGATTACCTGTTCGGTGTGGTGAACCGGACGATCGTGAAGAACAACATCGACCAGAAGCTGCGCACACTGACCGCCCTGATCGGTGGTGAGGAGggcgctggaactggaacggAGCAGTCGGGCGAATCCGCACCGATCGATCAAACCGGTGCCATCGAGGAGTTCTGTCAGCTGCTCGATAACGGTGGCATGTCGGAAGCGTTCGTGAATCTGTTGAAAAAGGACGAACATCTGTTTAAATCGATCGTGACCAGCCTGAAAAGCTCGGGTGTGGTCGAGGACAGCGTTAACATCTCGGAGATACTGCAGACGGCCCTGGTCGATAGTATCCAGGAGCGGGCCCAAGCGGCACTGGTCGAGCTGATCGAAGATCCACGATCGCAGGACGCACTGCGCACGCTGCTGAAGAAATCCGAAGGGTTGGCCCACGCCCTCGGCCACTCGAAGGAAGCCGAAACGTTCCAGTACCTCCTGACGCACCCGGCTGCGTTGCGCGATCTGCACAAGGACGACGAACTGTTTACGATCATCAACCGTGTGCTGATCATGGAGCAGCTGgccgaggatgacgacgagtaTCGGGAGCTGATGGATAGCCTCGAGCGAACACCGTCACACGCAACCAAGAGCGACAAGCTGCGCGAACTGATCCGGCAGAGTGGTGCCCTCTCGTATGCACCGGCTCGCAAGATTGCCATCGAAACGTCCAAGGATGTGCCGCTGTCACTGTTctacaccaacaaccagcTCGCCATCGAAGAGTTCTTCCTGAAGAGTGGCCAAGGTCAGCGGCGCTCCTGTCCGAAGGCGTTCCTCATCATCAAGCGCGGCTTCCAGGCGGTGATACCGCGCGAGTCAAGCCACGAGGTGCTGGCCGGCAAAATCGCCTACACGGTGCTGGATGAGGACGGTATCCGGTACTTCCAACCGATGAACGTCCTGTCGGCACTGCGCATCACACCCAAGTTCCTGAACCGCTTCTCGATGTACACCTGCGAGTTTCAGGAGGAACCGGATTGCGATACCttcagcagccacagcagtaGCCACGATGGGTTGGACAGCGGTTGTGATTCGATGCTCGACGAGACGGCTTACTTCTATCGACCACTTTCGCGTCGCAGCTCACTACGATACCCTGTcaacggtaccggtggtggtaccgttgGGAATGGATGGAACGGATCGACGAAGAACGGTGGCCGGAAGCTGGAACGACACGAATCATTTAGTCCACGAATGGTGCGTCGAAAGTTACCCCCGATAAACGGTTACCATGCGgttccgggtggtggtgcgaccaTCACGAACGGCGTTCACCTACCACAGCAACGTCCAGTGTCGCTACCACAGCAGccgtaccaccatcagcatcagcagcatcagcagctacACTACGCGTCGCCCCTAGCGACGATGCCTGGCAAAGTGCTTCCTCATCCCAAGCTATACTCGCATGCGCAGGCAGACAATGTTAAGGTAGGTTCAAACAGCCAACCAGCTCCTCACGATACGATATGCACTATCACCACACACTGTAGATtacacggggggggggggggggggggggggatccgGGCCACCACATCGCACACGGGCATGTTACTAATAATAGCCGGATCGAGCGAGTAAGCGAGTAGTAGCAGCGCAGCCCATCTCGCAGCTGAAGGGCATTTGACAGTGGCTTTTGCGTGATGCGTGAAGAGTACTTCTCACGCCGGACTCGCGGTAGTGGCGCGAGCGAGCTTCACCGCTCACTTTGTTTTTGACAATTAATCTTGCGGCAGCGTGGATGACTCGGCGGTGTAGTGTAAACATGATGTTTCCATGATCGACTATTTAGATAGTCGCGTCTTAGAAGGCCGGTGTGCGACATGTTTTATGAACTCACTAATAATGGATGGAATGTCATCGTTCCATGATGGATTGTTGCCACGCGAACAATTCCACCAGGATCTTGTATTCGATTGTTGCACCGCCCTTGTGTGGACTCCCtagcagcccagcagcagtgtgGACGATATCGTCTAGCGTATCGCTCTATTCATAGTGCGGAGGTCCGACGAAGAGCCGCGGACCCGTGATAATGGCAACAAGCAGTGCGAGAGATGATGTGATAGGCGGCCGCACAAGAAGGAAAAGTGCGATGTAAATGGGCGAGGCGAGGTCTATTTTAAGACGCCGACCCTCCCTCCGACCACACTCCGCGCAAATACTCTCAATTCTTTTGGGTGCGCGTAGATCACTACGCGACCATGGTGCTCTCCTCTTACGACTGCGAGTAATggatcatgtgtgtgtgtgtgtgtacgcggcTGTCTTCGTGCTGCTAATGCCAGCGCGCAACCGGGTCTACGGCAGGCTCCGCTTTCGGCTTCCACTAAGCGTCTATGTCTACGGTCGACTCTGCCGCCATTACAACGCTCTCCTCGCCAGAGATCATCTAttaatagagaaagagaaaggggagACAGCACAGGGACGTAAGGTGTAAGGGATTCGGACGTTTATCCCTTCTTTTCAATCCAAGCGATCGAGTTCCGGTCTGCTGAAAACTCTCTCCGTCCGGAGGCTTGGCCTGCTCCATTGCGCTGCTCTAATTGATTACTGCCttctactgccgctgctgctattactactactaccgctcaTCGACCGATCCGATCAATTCCGACCGGTCTTTGATGGAAAACCTTTCATCCCACATCTCGCGGCCACACTCGCTAGTCTGGGGTTGGCTGACAGCATCTGTCTTTCGTTTCCGATCCGACCTGATCCGACACCAGCACTCAGAACACTAtttcatctctctctatctccaatctctctgtctcgttcttgctcaattttctttcccctttttaacTCTATCCCCGCAGACTCTACCGATGGCAATGAGGATAGCGATCAAGGCCTCGCTCGCCGGTCGTGACCCATCGTCGGCGACCTGCTATCGTTCCAGCAGCCGGGATTCGATCCACCGAACGTCGTCCCGGGCGAGCGTGCCCGATTGGAGCTGGAAGTGATGAATCCCGGTTCCCAacacacaccactaccaccaccacccgactACTTTCCCCGTTATCgcgtttttttgcgttttgtttgtaaGGTTTTACTCGTTAGCAGTAGTCTCTAGTAGGTCGTAAGATCGATCCCAGGCTTGGCCAGGGGATCAATTTCAAAGTGATCGCCAAAACCGCTCCAACACCGAACTGAT
This sequence is a window from Anopheles darlingi chromosome 3, idAnoDarlMG_H_01, whole genome shotgun sequence. Protein-coding genes within it:
- the LOC125955258 gene encoding uncharacterized protein LOC125955258, encoding MSFCRITGKCRSLPKPNYFPMLPPISPAAAKRFCRVTGKSYGLPSHHFIPVMLVQRGGAPGRDRCKITNVAAELEPHHYQPGVYGCRKHAVICAFRYVLPLLDETDEAQRNLTTVLQQKRKPIEQNLYVYRVDERSFGLVFPAQLEAAVRDGDVRDVMLAKESDKLLIKLRQGNSVSVALQSVEQASTMMEDLYEGEGPREEVIKRREKEEAKRPKPKPRSTLSSIANIFEQKEKIQDEQLEEEQRFIEEHREKAIRLATERRERQLAEKLRALQLDEHLLDQEADLGDLVKPLIESWDWSTLEREAAAGGGLPNKLEALPELLTVPPIVIEPFRPVPVDGRLLERCSGLEAASYVGSIVLAKVEVTAARTKALAAITPEALSALTQLEERLGGATTGGELLPHLDDLASVVAHLHQAQPTEVNGVPGVRLIVNHQSVFVPGQMVVVGGKPTFVPGQSMPRPGDGGGDEQLEFVPGVTITGHDGTIQFIPGEITPVRQTSGQPAQPTFVAGRSVDGGRFICGQVLQVGDETRFVQGQTIVTPEGVTKFIAGIVDERTGAFVPGQPIETADGVRFMPGQTITVHGKERFIPGQNVTNANGELVFVPGQTVTDGDSGPRFVPGKTIVTAEGAKFVPGQYVGTQFVPGIADGARFVPGVNIETKEGSKFIEGQIVHSKHGDVFMPGTTTVGPNGEVSFEIASTIDAVRFGEATPVGLVVDSEQLTIGEPSLCVFGHLVQNEAGVEFYPERISKEHLPTGKIVPGKLVKQLLDSKFIPGIKTEDDGFIPGQVVLTDRGEQFVPGQVIETSEGMKFVPGQIIETKSGPKFVPGQTMETPDGPRFVPGQIINTKAGPTFIPGQVISTDDDGEKFVPGQIVDTDDGPRFVPGRVVETENKVTFIPGRIVETADGPRFVAPDLKDNEDGDEEFLVQSFTVTPEELKLLKPSQPAYGGAISGESSLVVSLDSTILQSLAQSGMPIGRQVEASAVDYVLESTKERKALQQFLVDSQLPGVKLDVLEGIFDGLKSVCRKVDLESLQYSGAGEAAKEHGERVCNGSIGVVEALATNLATILTDAATLPEGQGKSMYEIIAEAIKASTGGEYSLDELQHVVESPEAIDYLFGVVNRTIVKNNIDQKLRTLTALIGGEEGAGTGTEQSGESAPIDQTGAIEEFCQLLDNGGMSEAFVNLLKKDEHLFKSIVTSLKSSGVVEDSVNISEILQTALVDSIQERAQAALVELIEDPRSQDALRTLLKKSEGLAHALGHSKEAETFQYLLTHPAALRDLHKDDELFTIINRVLIMEQLAEDDDEYRELMDSLERTPSHATKSDKLRELIRQSGALSYAPARKIAIETSKDVPLSLFYTNNQLAIEEFFLKSGQGQRRSCPKAFLIIKRGFQAVIPRESSHEVLAGKIAYTVLDEDGIRYFQPMNVLSALRITPKFLNRFSMYTCEFQEEPDCDTFSSHSSSHDGLDSGCDSMLDETAYFYRPLSRRSSLRYPVNGTGGGTVGNGWNGSTKNGGRKLERHESFSPRMVRRKLPPINGYHAVPGGGATITNGVHLPQQRPVSLPQQPYHHQHQQHQQLHYASPLATMPGKVLPHPKLYSHAQADNVKTLPMAMRIAIKASLAGRDPSSATCYRSSSRDSIHRTSSRASVPDWSWK